TATTGGTATTTTAAATAAGTGAAGACTAAAACTGGAGGAACATGGATATTGCCCATATAGTTCCAAAAAAGCCTTTTAACTGCTAATGTGGAATGAATGTTGGCAGCTATATAAGAGACAACAGATCACATGGATTCAAGGCAAGTTGGCTGAATTCTAACACATTTCTCTAACTTTTTTTTCAGGTCaatagaaaattaatatgtatgAGCAAAACTTCCATAAACCTAAACAAAATAgcctaatttaaaatttatttctatgtttatgtaattttttcctCAATAGGATGAGGTCTTGGGCTGGCGGCACAGCTACCAGAGATAGAATTGGAGTTTGATCTTTCCAATTATAGGAGAAAATGATGACAAATTATCCCCAAAATTATGAGAGATTACCATCACATTTTTCCAGTAGATTTCACaagaattattttgaaaaagaaaaactaacgCATACATAATCAAAAGAATActatagaattatttttaacgTACCTGGTCCATATCAAAAGACACGCCCAATTTCTGGAAGCAGGAAACAACAGCTTTGGCAGTTCCAGATGTGTCCACTTTGCTTGCTTGATGGGACTCCATCACctaaaatttgaaatctatgcATCAGACACTGCCAATAATAcccttgggctatgcctatttctatcaataaaattccTTCACtgatagaaaaaaatagtaacacACGAGTAACTTGAAGTCTCACATAAGGTTCAATTGTTTTTAAAGACAAAACGAATCATGAGGGCTGAATTTCGAGCCTAGTTAGTTCATATAATGTTTGAAGCAATTCAGCATTGACTCTGAACCCCAGATAGAGAATGAGTGAGAGAGACCTGTAGGGAGTACCCAGAGAAGGCCCCGGGAAATTCCTTTGCCATAATTTCCATGGCTGCAAGAAATGCAACAACCTGACCAAAccaatgaattattttttctgtAAAGTAGAACACTCAAGTTTTGACCAAACCAATGAATTATACAAACATGAATGAAACAGTAACAAAGTATGGGAGTATACACAATTAAGCATTCAAActaacaagaaacaaaaaactaagAGCACGAATTCTAATCACCTGTTTACCCATTTGTGGGGAAATTACTGCATAAACCTTAGAGTCTTCTACTGTCTTATAGAGCCTGTCCCTATCTCCACCAGTGGTTCCCATCACAAAGGGCACTCCAACTCTACAATAGAGCTCTGCGTTATCTACATATCCACAACACAAATGGCACAAAAGATGAATATACGCATTAGACTAGGGGATGTGCATTAATGCGGTAAAGTTGTACTTATGGGATAGATATTCAGGATTTCTGATGACAACAGGACAATCGTGGTTTAAGACAGTTTTGCACAACAAATGTGGATTAAGcactgttttttttattggcaccgggtgtccaagaacaacgACTAAGCACTGTTATTCCAAGTCAACTTTTGAGGacttttttatcagtaaattgAGTCAACTTTTTAGGAATACTGATAGAACATGATTATGACTTCGGTTTAATTATATAACATGATTAACTTCCCCTACTTGATAACATATAATTGATATCTATTGAAGGTGCACGATGACTTAAATCGCTTTGTTGTAAGATATTATATCAAGCCTCCCTTAGCCACAAACCAAAAAAACAAGTGTGTGGAGTCCAAGTTATGGccttttttcaaatagtatgtTCCAAATAGTTACCATTTACTGTGGAAGGCACTGTATAGTCGATCACAATCAAATTGGGATGTTCATCAAATACAGATGCAAGGACATTTTCTCTGTCAGCAGGACCATGTACCAGAAAATCTTTCCCATTCACTTGCACAGTTTTTCCACACTCCTCTGCAGAGCCAAATGATACAGGAACAAGATTCAGTCCTGCAGAATCTGCTGCTTTGATAACAGCCTTCCCCATTTTGCCTGTACAACCATTTACCTGAAATAAATGTGGTAACAAAAAAATGCCTGAAGCGCACCATCTCAGATGAGAAATAACAGCTAGTCCTAAATTCATAAACTGCAAAATGTACCACTACCCTCATAAGTCATACAAGCAGTACATATAATGGCATAATTATCAGCACAAAAGATATGAAATGACAGAAATAAGATCAAACGTCATTCAATGATCTTATATGTGTTGGATACCATTGGCACCATACAGCTATGACATTATGCACATGTCAATCCTCACCAATACAGCTCTGTTTGCTTCCATAAGaacatgcacaaaaaaaaaaaaataaataaataaaaaaaaaaaaaaaaaaaaaaaaattatctgctagAAAATACTACATGTTTTGGTAGCCATATCTTTTCATGAATGACCAAACTTCAACAACAACCCATATTTCTGGAGGTACGTGAGTTAGCATTATCTTTACCCAGCAAATTCACCTGTTACCCTCCTAGATAGTTTTCTATGGTACCAAGTACAGAATAATCAGAACCTAAGTATGTACGTGTGCGACTAAGTGATAGTAAATCAAAGTAAGTGATATTATGTTCAATTCAGAATGTAACCTGCACATGCATATTAAGGCTATGTCATAGGTGGTTGAACCCTCCCTACATAAACCCATGTAAGGAATGGAGAACCTAAAAAAAGGGCCTTCAATATGTCGTTGATTTAAAAACGTCTTTGGTAACATAATCACTTAGAATCTAAATGTTTCATTCTTTTGGTCTGTCTCGACATCAAAAGTGGCAACATAAATCGGGATTTGTCGGACGCTGTTTTCGGATACCcggtgcttataaaaaaaatggcatcATAAATCTGGTACAAgctaaaatatatgttttttagaagtacatgctaaaatataatttggaaaataaaaaaatctattcatcatctattttctcatcattctctcatcatctcatggtATGGCATTAGATGATATGTTCATCCTCATGATATGGCATTAGATGACAGGTTCACAAGTGAGATAGAATAAATACTctccaatcatttaatattacgTTATGGATGATGAGAGGACAATGAGAATTGGGATGATGAGTTGTATTAGTCTTCGGAAAAATCTAATTACCATCTTAATCTAGTCTAAAACAAAACCAGCTCAACTCTTGTACTAGACTACTAGGTTTAGAGCAGTTTACTTGCGTCTCAGGTATAAATTAGACTGCAAATGCAGAGACGAAGTCTATGAACCATCTTTCATAGGACAAGCATTTTGTTTAAGCATTggtaattatttataaagaggGTGTTGTCTTCGTTTACCATGACGGGAATGCTGAGATCCTGCGGCGACGCCGTTTTCTCGAGATGTTGAACGAGTGATACGGACGACGACATAGAGATGAGAGGCGATCTTGATCTTGACCTTTGATTCAGATGAATGGCACTTTTAAGTCTAATCCCCCCAGAAAAGAACGTCAGCTGGTGGAACAAGGTCGCCATTCTCTGCGTCGTCTACGAGAGAGAGGCCAGTTGAGGCGCGAGGCTAGAGTTGGGGTTTAGCCTTGAAGtctaaaatctcaaaccctGGAAATGGAAGGTGATATGGATAGGAGATGAAATGGgatgagtttagatgaaaagaaatgatagttataataatgaatgtATAAGTGatgtgtaattatttaaaaaaaaaatatgatatctatataaaaagaaattaattttttaataatagaccatattttttaaagcgattgtacaatattaatatttgtgtaCTTAATGATtctatctaatattactcttaaatgaaagttaaaatttgaataaaatattatttaatattattctaatatttggttattattttttagtattattattattttataatttaaaaaaattaaattatttattatattttatttaaaaatttaaaaaaattataatgatgaagaaaCTATTTCTATATTCAAACGGTATCTTAAGCTTTGTTTGGTTATACAtttcaaatgagatgaaatgagatattttttttaaaattaaataaaatattgtataatataaatttttaatattatttttattttgaaatttgaaaaaattaaattatttattatattttatataaaaatttaaaaaaattattataattatatgagattgaataatatgaaatgatttgattttacgaaataatttgtttattatacTCTTCTATGAAACTGTGCCTATCTTTTGGGCCTCTTTCTTAcctttattttatcttatcaatcttatttttttaaatattatttaaatataaaaattttataattttaacttttcaactttttcatctaattattataatttttcaaatttctaaacaattaacaaaatataaaaaaactgttGGTAATAGATAAATCTCATGATCAAGTAGAGTCTACATTGGTGGAGAAGTTATGTCTTAACTCCTCACCACTATCACAACTCTTATGAGATTATTTAACTTCTACGTATTTATGAAAGTTAATTAACTTTCAGGTGAGTAAACTCTTTAAAATAAGAGTGCATACATTATTTTGAGGGGGTGAAAAAGAGTcttaaaagaatacaaaaactctcatctctctcattttcatttttcctcgAGACATCAATCTAAATCTCTTGATCTTAAAGCGTGTAATTTTCTATGAGACTCTAGTAGCCTCCTAAACGACGTAAAAGTGTAAACAACAAAGTGACGTAGACTGTAAGACGAATAAATATCCGACCTTGTGGGAATTCCGCtcattgaaataatttgatttaaccTTATTTAACATTAGTATCAAAGCCTATTCTGCTTGTTTTCGCCCATGTGAATAAGATTACATGTTGTTTGatgttttaaaattagtttAGAATCGTGTTATTAATGATATGCTGTGGTCTATTgtgtttcagatttttcattAAAGGCTACAGTATGACATGTTTAAGATCAAAGtatttacatgaaaataatCCTTATAATGTCATAAACATGTATATTAAATTTGGTGAAGTTTTGTTGCATGTAGAAGAAGAAATCTGAAACCCTAGttttaaaacttcttatttGGACGTGACTTTGAACCAAGTTTTAATCAACCAAATCTTATgtttttgtaataaattttatatgtttgGAAATCTAGGTTCATTAGCTTTAATTTGATGTATCATATGCTTAATTTGGACTTCTTATGAGTAAGTTATGATCGATTGAACATGGTTGCTCAAAAtcggaaaaaaaaactagtttttttggCTTGAGGAAGAATATGATGAACAatgttttgttttctaatcCCACTCTCGATAATAGAGAGTGTATT
Above is a genomic segment from Juglans microcarpa x Juglans regia isolate MS1-56 chromosome 1D, Jm3101_v1.0, whole genome shotgun sequence containing:
- the LOC121256851 gene encoding 4-hydroxy-tetrahydrodipicolinate reductase 2, chloroplastic-like, with protein sequence MATLFHQLTFFSGGIRLKSAIHLNQRSRSRSPLISMSSSVSLVQHLEKTASPQDLSIPVMVNGCTGKMGKAVIKAADSAGLNLVPVSFGSAEECGKTVQVNGKDFLVHGPADRENVLASVFDEHPNLIVIDYTVPSTVNDNAELYCRVGVPFVMGTTGGDRDRLYKTVEDSKVYAVISPQMGKQVVAFLAAMEIMAKEFPGAFSGYSLQVMESHQASKVDTSGTAKAVVSCFQKLGVSFDMDQIQMIRDPRRQFEMVGVPEEHLPGHAFHMYHLTSPDETVSFEFQHNVCGRSIYAEGTIDAVLFLAKKVRSKADKRIYDMIDVLREGNMR